In Gallus gallus isolate bGalGal1 chromosome Z, bGalGal1.mat.broiler.GRCg7b, whole genome shotgun sequence, one DNA window encodes the following:
- the IL31RA gene encoding interleukin-31 receptor subunit alpha isoform X2: MFNCWIWIFILLCRSSIADENSTRDADIFPSSPEIERGSTLKLFCVLGKHYTPHRNASHIIWKLNRELIAQENYNIINETVSSITIYNFTHNKAHVKCFIKYLGKEQLLVHTEVKSGFPPGTPRNISCIYDVDIKLTCNWTSGRETNLATSYTLYRKIMKIHGPIMQEPKISTCQSNTESCSFHYPNIPFGDNLCFQVKAENVLGKASSDCVPINMEEIERFQPPEILSLKKYAGIKKLLTVTWKIPEKSTRLLDVKCQIRYRNLYSNSSEIDTVMVASGEEISTYNLTGLWDCTEYLVAIRCISVESKLWSEWCKEEAASTEEKAPSEKVDLWRVIASSSPAGNRSVYLMWKLLSNCPPHGRILGYKIQHFPENNTALQMTNFTSDKKITLLLNEEAYIISVTAYNSAGNSPAAILRIPSTDEKSSQIIEAVRTFTTEEEMILEWTVSKPEVTEYVVEWYEEMETDPFSRSWQYISNSTKWKTNKKNFKLFVCYNMSVYPIYENKVAAPYSIQTYVQEKEPSEGPVADTGFPGKNEVTIKWNEISKDKRNGFISNYTIFYKPEGGKELNETVNSDVLQYTLKSLQANTQYTVYIMASNRAGGTSGEPKTFKTLKFNKEDVIFIAIPVGLSMLFLLGLWITCIMKKHLFKKVCWPDVPNPAESVAVQWPLDASMGVACEDKTRGLENISILEDCFPEVEHEGSLLMNREKRISGSTDINTNEAQNISEYKITLLNSDKKIHDNEEQEVAKHLSPSMPYIITDQDFRSQIHSTLIPAKKLQPIKMLEDDLSDSQQISIKNEENDNEEVLSREDFSEKSLFNPYLRNSVKTREFLVSENLSEHSKNEPKSQATVLPGHRQNVVGQSYITLDMVGLATAH, translated from the exons atgAAAACTCTACCAGAGATGctgacatttttccttcttctcctgaAATTGAAAGAGGATCCACCCTGAAACTATTCTGTGTACTTGGAAAACACTACACACCTCACAGGAACGCAAGCCACATCATCTGGAAATTGAATCGTGAATTAATTGCTCAGGAAAACTACAATATTATCAATGAGACTGTATCTAGTATAACTATCTATAATTTCACTCACAACAAAGCACATGTGAAATGCTTCATTAAGTATTTAGGAAAAGAACAACTTCTGGTTCACACTGAAGTTAAATCTGGCT TTCCACCAGGCACACCAAGAAATATTTCCTGCATTTACGATGTTGATATTAAGCTTACCTGTAACTGGActtcaggaagagaaacaaatcttGCAACAAGTTATACTCtttacagaaaaat TATGAAAATACACGGTCCAATTATGCAGGAGCCGAAGATCTCCACCTGTCAAAGCAATACTGAATCATGTTCATTTCATTACCCAAATATTCCGTTTGGTGATAACCTTTGTTTTCAAgtgaaagctgaaaatgttttggGCAAAGCCTCATCAGATTGTGTTCCTATAAACATGGAAGAAATAG AGAGATTTCAACCTCCTGAaatactttcattaaaaaaatatgctgGTATAAAGAAGTTGCTTACAGTAACCTGGAAAATACCTGAGAAAAGTACACGTTTACTGGATGTAAAATGCCAGATTCGATACAGAAACTTGTATTCAAACTCATCG GAAATTGACACTGTTATGGTGGCTTCTGGAGAAGAGATATCAACATATAATCTCACGGGTCTGTGGGACTGCACAGAGTATTTAGTTGCCATTCGGTGCATCAGTGTTGAATCAAAACTCTGGAGTGAATGGTGTAAAGAGGAAGCAGCAAGCACAGAGGAGAAAG ctCCCTCAGAAAAAGTGGATTTGTGGAGAGTGATTGCGTCTTCATCCCCAGCTGGGAACAGATCTGTGTATCTTATGTGGAAG CTGTTAAGCAACTGTCCACCCCATGGGAGAATTCTAGGCtacaaaatacagcattttccagaaaataataCTGCACTTCAAATGACAAACTTCACTTCTGATAAGAAAATTACTTTACTTTTAAATGAAGAGGCATATATAATATCTGTTACTGCCTATAATTCTGCTGGAAATTCTCCTGCAGCTATTTTGAGGATTCCATCCACTGATGaaaaat CTTCTCAAATTATTGAAGCGGTGAGAACCTTTacaacagaggaagaaatgattCTGGAATGGACAGTCTCTAAACCAGAAGTAACTGAGTATGTAGTTGAGTGGTATGAGGAAATGGAGACAGATCCTTTTAGTAGATCATGGCAGTATATATCAAATTCTACAAAGTGGAAAACTAACAAAA aaaactTTAAATTATTTGTATGCTACAACATGTCAGTGTATCCTATCTATGAAAATAAAGTAGCAGCTCCATATTCCATACAAACTTATGTTCAAGAAAAAG AGCCATCAGAAGGCCCTGTGGCTGATACGGGTTTTCCAGGCAAAAATGAAGTTACAATAAAATGGAATGAGATTTCAAAGGATAAAAGAAATGGCTTTATTAGTAACTACACAATATTTTATAAACCTGAAGGTGGAAAAGAGTTGA atGAAACAGTGAACTCTGATGTGCTACAGTACACACTGAAGTCTTTACAGGCTAATACACAATACACTGTCTATATCATGGCAAGCAACAGAGCTGGTGGAACCAGTGGAGAGCCAAAAACATTCAAGACTTTGAAATTCA ATAAAGAAGACGTTATTTTCATTGCAATACCAGTTGGATTAAGCATGTTGTTTCTGTTAGGCCTTTGGATAACGTGCATTATGAAAAAACACCT GTTTAAAAAGGTTTGCTGGCCTGATGTACCCAATCCTGCAGAGAGCGTTGCAGTGCAGTGGCCTCTTGATGCATCTATG ggGGTGGCATGCGAGGATAAAACCAGAGGCCTGGAAAACATAAGTATTTTGGAAGACTGTTTTCCTGAAGTAGAACATGAAGGATCACTACTAATGAATCGTGAAAAACGCATTTCTGGAAGTACTGACATTAATACAAATGAGGCACAGAATATCTCTGAATACAAAATAACTCTGCTAAATAGTGATAAAAAGATACACGATAATGAAGAACAGGAAGTTGCTAAGCACCTTTCACCATCCATGCCTTATATAATCACTGATCAAGATTTCAGAAGTCAAATACATTCAACTTTGATACCGGCCAAGAAACTTCAACCTATCAAAATGCTGGAAGATGACTTATCTGATTCGCAACAGATctcaattaaaaatgaagaaaatgataatGAAGAAGTTTTAAGCAGAGaagatttcagtgaaaaaagccTGTTCAATCCATACCTTAGAAATTCTGTTAAAACAAGAGAATTTCTTGTTTCTGAGAACTTGTCAGAACACAGCAAGAATGAACCCAAAAGCCAGGCAACTGTTTTACCTGGACATCGACAAAATGTTGTAGGACAATCCTATATAACATTGGACATGGTTGGGCTGGCAACAGCTCATTAG
- the IL31RA gene encoding interleukin-31 receptor subunit alpha isoform X3, with protein sequence MKIHGPIMQEPKISTCQSNTESCSFHYPNIPFGDNLCFQVKAENVLGKASSDCVPINMEEIERFQPPEILSLKKYAGIKKLLTVTWKIPEKSTRLLDVKCQIRYRNLYSNSSEIDTVMVASGEEISTYNLTGLWDCTEYLVAIRCISVESKLWSEWCKEEAASTEEKAPSEKVDLWRVIASSSPAGNRSVYLMWKLLSNCPPHGRILGYKIQHFPENNTALQMTNFTSDKKITLLLNEEAYIISVTAYNSAGNSPAAILRIPSTDEKSSQIIEAVRTFTTEEEMILEWTVSKPEVTEYVVEWYEEMETDPFSRSWQYISNSTKWKTNKKNFKLFVCYNMSVYPIYENKVAAPYSIQTYVQEKEPSEGPVADTGFPGKNEVTIKWNEISKDKRNGFISNYTIFYKPEGGKELNETVNSDVLQYTLKSLQANTQYTVYIMASNRAGGTSGEPKTFKTLKFNKEDVIFIAIPVGLSMLFLLGLWITCIMKKHLFKKVCWPDVPNPAESVAVQWPLDASMNNSFSKGVACEDKTRGLENISILEDCFPEVEHEGSLLMNREKRISGSTDINTNEAQNISEYKITLLNSDKKIHDNEEQEVAKHLSPSMPYIITDQDFRSQIHSTLIPAKKLQPIKMLEDDLSDSQQISIKNEENDNEEVLSREDFSEKSLFNPYLRNSVKTREFLVSENLSEHSKNEPKSQATVLPGHRQNVVGQSYITLDMVGLATAH encoded by the exons ATGAAAATACACGGTCCAATTATGCAGGAGCCGAAGATCTCCACCTGTCAAAGCAATACTGAATCATGTTCATTTCATTACCCAAATATTCCGTTTGGTGATAACCTTTGTTTTCAAgtgaaagctgaaaatgttttggGCAAAGCCTCATCAGATTGTGTTCCTATAAACATGGAAGAAATAG AGAGATTTCAACCTCCTGAaatactttcattaaaaaaatatgctgGTATAAAGAAGTTGCTTACAGTAACCTGGAAAATACCTGAGAAAAGTACACGTTTACTGGATGTAAAATGCCAGATTCGATACAGAAACTTGTATTCAAACTCATCG GAAATTGACACTGTTATGGTGGCTTCTGGAGAAGAGATATCAACATATAATCTCACGGGTCTGTGGGACTGCACAGAGTATTTAGTTGCCATTCGGTGCATCAGTGTTGAATCAAAACTCTGGAGTGAATGGTGTAAAGAGGAAGCAGCAAGCACAGAGGAGAAAG ctCCCTCAGAAAAAGTGGATTTGTGGAGAGTGATTGCGTCTTCATCCCCAGCTGGGAACAGATCTGTGTATCTTATGTGGAAG CTGTTAAGCAACTGTCCACCCCATGGGAGAATTCTAGGCtacaaaatacagcattttccagaaaataataCTGCACTTCAAATGACAAACTTCACTTCTGATAAGAAAATTACTTTACTTTTAAATGAAGAGGCATATATAATATCTGTTACTGCCTATAATTCTGCTGGAAATTCTCCTGCAGCTATTTTGAGGATTCCATCCACTGATGaaaaat CTTCTCAAATTATTGAAGCGGTGAGAACCTTTacaacagaggaagaaatgattCTGGAATGGACAGTCTCTAAACCAGAAGTAACTGAGTATGTAGTTGAGTGGTATGAGGAAATGGAGACAGATCCTTTTAGTAGATCATGGCAGTATATATCAAATTCTACAAAGTGGAAAACTAACAAAA aaaactTTAAATTATTTGTATGCTACAACATGTCAGTGTATCCTATCTATGAAAATAAAGTAGCAGCTCCATATTCCATACAAACTTATGTTCAAGAAAAAG AGCCATCAGAAGGCCCTGTGGCTGATACGGGTTTTCCAGGCAAAAATGAAGTTACAATAAAATGGAATGAGATTTCAAAGGATAAAAGAAATGGCTTTATTAGTAACTACACAATATTTTATAAACCTGAAGGTGGAAAAGAGTTGA atGAAACAGTGAACTCTGATGTGCTACAGTACACACTGAAGTCTTTACAGGCTAATACACAATACACTGTCTATATCATGGCAAGCAACAGAGCTGGTGGAACCAGTGGAGAGCCAAAAACATTCAAGACTTTGAAATTCA ATAAAGAAGACGTTATTTTCATTGCAATACCAGTTGGATTAAGCATGTTGTTTCTGTTAGGCCTTTGGATAACGTGCATTATGAAAAAACACCT GTTTAAAAAGGTTTGCTGGCCTGATGTACCCAATCCTGCAGAGAGCGTTGCAGTGCAGTGGCCTCTTGATGCATCTATG aataattcattttcaaagggGGTGGCATGCGAGGATAAAACCAGAGGCCTGGAAAACATAAGTATTTTGGAAGACTGTTTTCCTGAAGTAGAACATGAAGGATCACTACTAATGAATCGTGAAAAACGCATTTCTGGAAGTACTGACATTAATACAAATGAGGCACAGAATATCTCTGAATACAAAATAACTCTGCTAAATAGTGATAAAAAGATACACGATAATGAAGAACAGGAAGTTGCTAAGCACCTTTCACCATCCATGCCTTATATAATCACTGATCAAGATTTCAGAAGTCAAATACATTCAACTTTGATACCGGCCAAGAAACTTCAACCTATCAAAATGCTGGAAGATGACTTATCTGATTCGCAACAGATctcaattaaaaatgaagaaaatgataatGAAGAAGTTTTAAGCAGAGaagatttcagtgaaaaaagccTGTTCAATCCATACCTTAGAAATTCTGTTAAAACAAGAGAATTTCTTGTTTCTGAGAACTTGTCAGAACACAGCAAGAATGAACCCAAAAGCCAGGCAACTGTTTTACCTGGACATCGACAAAATGTTGTAGGACAATCCTATATAACATTGGACATGGTTGGGCTGGCAACAGCTCATTAG
- the IL31RA gene encoding interleukin-31 receptor subunit alpha isoform X4, which translates to MFNCWIWIFILLCRSSIADENSTRDADIFPSSPEIERGSTLKLFCVLGKHYTPHRNASHIIWKLNRELIAQENYNIINETVSSITIYNFTHNKAHVKCFIKYLGKEQLLVHTEVKSGFPPGTPRNISCIYDVDIKLTCNWTSGRETNLATSYTLYRKIMKIHGPIMQEPKISTCQSNTESCSFHYPNIPFGDNLCFQVKAENVLGKASSDCVPINMEEIERFQPPEILSLKKYAGIKKLLTVTWKIPEKSTRLLDVKCQIRYRNLYSNSSEIDTVMVASGEEISTYNLTGLWDCTEYLVAIRCISVESKLWSEWCKEEAASTEEKAPSEKVDLWRVIASSSPAGNRSVYLMWKLLSNCPPHGRILGYKIQHFPENNTALQMTNFTSDKKITLLLNEEAYIISVTAYNSAGNSPAAILRIPSTDEKSSQIIEAVRTFTTEEEMILEWTVSKPEVTEYVVEWYEEMETDPFSRSWQYISNSTKWKTNKKNFKLFVCYNMSVYPIYENKVAAPYSIQTYVQEKEPSEGPVADTGFPGKNEVTIKWNEISKDKRNGFISNYTIFYKPEGGKELNETVNSDVLQYTLKSLQANTQYTVYIMASNRAGGTSGEPKTFKTLKFNKEDVIFIAIPVGLSMLFLLGLWITCIMKKHLNYNFIPENTLRCSLVFIFLCGSSCDVKSQALAKF; encoded by the exons atgAAAACTCTACCAGAGATGctgacatttttccttcttctcctgaAATTGAAAGAGGATCCACCCTGAAACTATTCTGTGTACTTGGAAAACACTACACACCTCACAGGAACGCAAGCCACATCATCTGGAAATTGAATCGTGAATTAATTGCTCAGGAAAACTACAATATTATCAATGAGACTGTATCTAGTATAACTATCTATAATTTCACTCACAACAAAGCACATGTGAAATGCTTCATTAAGTATTTAGGAAAAGAACAACTTCTGGTTCACACTGAAGTTAAATCTGGCT TTCCACCAGGCACACCAAGAAATATTTCCTGCATTTACGATGTTGATATTAAGCTTACCTGTAACTGGActtcaggaagagaaacaaatcttGCAACAAGTTATACTCtttacagaaaaat TATGAAAATACACGGTCCAATTATGCAGGAGCCGAAGATCTCCACCTGTCAAAGCAATACTGAATCATGTTCATTTCATTACCCAAATATTCCGTTTGGTGATAACCTTTGTTTTCAAgtgaaagctgaaaatgttttggGCAAAGCCTCATCAGATTGTGTTCCTATAAACATGGAAGAAATAG AGAGATTTCAACCTCCTGAaatactttcattaaaaaaatatgctgGTATAAAGAAGTTGCTTACAGTAACCTGGAAAATACCTGAGAAAAGTACACGTTTACTGGATGTAAAATGCCAGATTCGATACAGAAACTTGTATTCAAACTCATCG GAAATTGACACTGTTATGGTGGCTTCTGGAGAAGAGATATCAACATATAATCTCACGGGTCTGTGGGACTGCACAGAGTATTTAGTTGCCATTCGGTGCATCAGTGTTGAATCAAAACTCTGGAGTGAATGGTGTAAAGAGGAAGCAGCAAGCACAGAGGAGAAAG ctCCCTCAGAAAAAGTGGATTTGTGGAGAGTGATTGCGTCTTCATCCCCAGCTGGGAACAGATCTGTGTATCTTATGTGGAAG CTGTTAAGCAACTGTCCACCCCATGGGAGAATTCTAGGCtacaaaatacagcattttccagaaaataataCTGCACTTCAAATGACAAACTTCACTTCTGATAAGAAAATTACTTTACTTTTAAATGAAGAGGCATATATAATATCTGTTACTGCCTATAATTCTGCTGGAAATTCTCCTGCAGCTATTTTGAGGATTCCATCCACTGATGaaaaat CTTCTCAAATTATTGAAGCGGTGAGAACCTTTacaacagaggaagaaatgattCTGGAATGGACAGTCTCTAAACCAGAAGTAACTGAGTATGTAGTTGAGTGGTATGAGGAAATGGAGACAGATCCTTTTAGTAGATCATGGCAGTATATATCAAATTCTACAAAGTGGAAAACTAACAAAA aaaactTTAAATTATTTGTATGCTACAACATGTCAGTGTATCCTATCTATGAAAATAAAGTAGCAGCTCCATATTCCATACAAACTTATGTTCAAGAAAAAG AGCCATCAGAAGGCCCTGTGGCTGATACGGGTTTTCCAGGCAAAAATGAAGTTACAATAAAATGGAATGAGATTTCAAAGGATAAAAGAAATGGCTTTATTAGTAACTACACAATATTTTATAAACCTGAAGGTGGAAAAGAGTTGA atGAAACAGTGAACTCTGATGTGCTACAGTACACACTGAAGTCTTTACAGGCTAATACACAATACACTGTCTATATCATGGCAAGCAACAGAGCTGGTGGAACCAGTGGAGAGCCAAAAACATTCAAGACTTTGAAATTCA ATAAAGAAGACGTTATTTTCATTGCAATACCAGTTGGATTAAGCATGTTGTTTCTGTTAGGCCTTTGGATAACGTGCATTATGAAAAAACACCT AAACTATAATTTCATCCCAGAGAACACTTTGAGATGTAGTTTAGTGTTCATATTCTTGTGTGGATCAAGTTGTGATGTGAAAAGTCAAGCTCTGGCCAAGTTTTGA
- the IL31RA gene encoding interleukin-31 receptor subunit alpha isoform X1 — translation MFNCWIWIFILLCRSSIADENSTRDADIFPSSPEIERGSTLKLFCVLGKHYTPHRNASHIIWKLNRELIAQENYNIINETVSSITIYNFTHNKAHVKCFIKYLGKEQLLVHTEVKSGFPPGTPRNISCIYDVDIKLTCNWTSGRETNLATSYTLYRKIMKIHGPIMQEPKISTCQSNTESCSFHYPNIPFGDNLCFQVKAENVLGKASSDCVPINMEEIERFQPPEILSLKKYAGIKKLLTVTWKIPEKSTRLLDVKCQIRYRNLYSNSSEIDTVMVASGEEISTYNLTGLWDCTEYLVAIRCISVESKLWSEWCKEEAASTEEKAPSEKVDLWRVIASSSPAGNRSVYLMWKLLSNCPPHGRILGYKIQHFPENNTALQMTNFTSDKKITLLLNEEAYIISVTAYNSAGNSPAAILRIPSTDEKSSQIIEAVRTFTTEEEMILEWTVSKPEVTEYVVEWYEEMETDPFSRSWQYISNSTKWKTNKKNFKLFVCYNMSVYPIYENKVAAPYSIQTYVQEKEPSEGPVADTGFPGKNEVTIKWNEISKDKRNGFISNYTIFYKPEGGKELNETVNSDVLQYTLKSLQANTQYTVYIMASNRAGGTSGEPKTFKTLKFNKEDVIFIAIPVGLSMLFLLGLWITCIMKKHLFKKVCWPDVPNPAESVAVQWPLDASMNNSFSKGVACEDKTRGLENISILEDCFPEVEHEGSLLMNREKRISGSTDINTNEAQNISEYKITLLNSDKKIHDNEEQEVAKHLSPSMPYIITDQDFRSQIHSTLIPAKKLQPIKMLEDDLSDSQQISIKNEENDNEEVLSREDFSEKSLFNPYLRNSVKTREFLVSENLSEHSKNEPKSQATVLPGHRQNVVGQSYITLDMVGLATAH, via the exons atgAAAACTCTACCAGAGATGctgacatttttccttcttctcctgaAATTGAAAGAGGATCCACCCTGAAACTATTCTGTGTACTTGGAAAACACTACACACCTCACAGGAACGCAAGCCACATCATCTGGAAATTGAATCGTGAATTAATTGCTCAGGAAAACTACAATATTATCAATGAGACTGTATCTAGTATAACTATCTATAATTTCACTCACAACAAAGCACATGTGAAATGCTTCATTAAGTATTTAGGAAAAGAACAACTTCTGGTTCACACTGAAGTTAAATCTGGCT TTCCACCAGGCACACCAAGAAATATTTCCTGCATTTACGATGTTGATATTAAGCTTACCTGTAACTGGActtcaggaagagaaacaaatcttGCAACAAGTTATACTCtttacagaaaaat TATGAAAATACACGGTCCAATTATGCAGGAGCCGAAGATCTCCACCTGTCAAAGCAATACTGAATCATGTTCATTTCATTACCCAAATATTCCGTTTGGTGATAACCTTTGTTTTCAAgtgaaagctgaaaatgttttggGCAAAGCCTCATCAGATTGTGTTCCTATAAACATGGAAGAAATAG AGAGATTTCAACCTCCTGAaatactttcattaaaaaaatatgctgGTATAAAGAAGTTGCTTACAGTAACCTGGAAAATACCTGAGAAAAGTACACGTTTACTGGATGTAAAATGCCAGATTCGATACAGAAACTTGTATTCAAACTCATCG GAAATTGACACTGTTATGGTGGCTTCTGGAGAAGAGATATCAACATATAATCTCACGGGTCTGTGGGACTGCACAGAGTATTTAGTTGCCATTCGGTGCATCAGTGTTGAATCAAAACTCTGGAGTGAATGGTGTAAAGAGGAAGCAGCAAGCACAGAGGAGAAAG ctCCCTCAGAAAAAGTGGATTTGTGGAGAGTGATTGCGTCTTCATCCCCAGCTGGGAACAGATCTGTGTATCTTATGTGGAAG CTGTTAAGCAACTGTCCACCCCATGGGAGAATTCTAGGCtacaaaatacagcattttccagaaaataataCTGCACTTCAAATGACAAACTTCACTTCTGATAAGAAAATTACTTTACTTTTAAATGAAGAGGCATATATAATATCTGTTACTGCCTATAATTCTGCTGGAAATTCTCCTGCAGCTATTTTGAGGATTCCATCCACTGATGaaaaat CTTCTCAAATTATTGAAGCGGTGAGAACCTTTacaacagaggaagaaatgattCTGGAATGGACAGTCTCTAAACCAGAAGTAACTGAGTATGTAGTTGAGTGGTATGAGGAAATGGAGACAGATCCTTTTAGTAGATCATGGCAGTATATATCAAATTCTACAAAGTGGAAAACTAACAAAA aaaactTTAAATTATTTGTATGCTACAACATGTCAGTGTATCCTATCTATGAAAATAAAGTAGCAGCTCCATATTCCATACAAACTTATGTTCAAGAAAAAG AGCCATCAGAAGGCCCTGTGGCTGATACGGGTTTTCCAGGCAAAAATGAAGTTACAATAAAATGGAATGAGATTTCAAAGGATAAAAGAAATGGCTTTATTAGTAACTACACAATATTTTATAAACCTGAAGGTGGAAAAGAGTTGA atGAAACAGTGAACTCTGATGTGCTACAGTACACACTGAAGTCTTTACAGGCTAATACACAATACACTGTCTATATCATGGCAAGCAACAGAGCTGGTGGAACCAGTGGAGAGCCAAAAACATTCAAGACTTTGAAATTCA ATAAAGAAGACGTTATTTTCATTGCAATACCAGTTGGATTAAGCATGTTGTTTCTGTTAGGCCTTTGGATAACGTGCATTATGAAAAAACACCT GTTTAAAAAGGTTTGCTGGCCTGATGTACCCAATCCTGCAGAGAGCGTTGCAGTGCAGTGGCCTCTTGATGCATCTATG aataattcattttcaaagggGGTGGCATGCGAGGATAAAACCAGAGGCCTGGAAAACATAAGTATTTTGGAAGACTGTTTTCCTGAAGTAGAACATGAAGGATCACTACTAATGAATCGTGAAAAACGCATTTCTGGAAGTACTGACATTAATACAAATGAGGCACAGAATATCTCTGAATACAAAATAACTCTGCTAAATAGTGATAAAAAGATACACGATAATGAAGAACAGGAAGTTGCTAAGCACCTTTCACCATCCATGCCTTATATAATCACTGATCAAGATTTCAGAAGTCAAATACATTCAACTTTGATACCGGCCAAGAAACTTCAACCTATCAAAATGCTGGAAGATGACTTATCTGATTCGCAACAGATctcaattaaaaatgaagaaaatgataatGAAGAAGTTTTAAGCAGAGaagatttcagtgaaaaaagccTGTTCAATCCATACCTTAGAAATTCTGTTAAAACAAGAGAATTTCTTGTTTCTGAGAACTTGTCAGAACACAGCAAGAATGAACCCAAAAGCCAGGCAACTGTTTTACCTGGACATCGACAAAATGTTGTAGGACAATCCTATATAACATTGGACATGGTTGGGCTGGCAACAGCTCATTAG